One region of Triticum aestivum cultivar Chinese Spring chromosome 6B, IWGSC CS RefSeq v2.1, whole genome shotgun sequence genomic DNA includes:
- the LOC123140038 gene encoding uncharacterized protein isoform X2, with amino-acid sequence MEAADDTTSLQAAIRWLLHTILPSLLRSKLDGWIRQAGLGSEIEGLRDEIEQADGVVSAVNARSEIRNRSLARSLAALKELLYAADDVVDELDCYRLHAHGDPWHWHHPNQSNQLPSSSRNATADSSSTRKRRRGEVSTYVPTANTGPWNKDQISKKIQDITSQLREIRGNVRRVLKMLGPGSRAGPNRCQSTTTSNPRRGTSSLVQGKVYGRSQEKSHILELIKERKSDAEVTVLPIVGVAGVGKTTLAQLVYNDSDLESQFDLRIWIWVSSSFDETRVTREMLDFVSLGAHKGKCRFPKLPEVLEDHVKSKRVLLILDDIWDDIRDCQWNNLLAPFKPNNAKGSMVLVTTRIPSVAKKRGTTGPIKLDGLKNGDFWQMFKACAFGDENYEEQVSLGELGRQIAKSCPTIYSNASLIAPYSPTVIIFLLRSWVVSKTECAAMDGLQYNDMLPTIHHLSIVKDGQTANILCGTEKFEENIPSILSSVAKLRTFVLIGHYESSFFEEVFRKAYNLRVLQICTTSADFQSFQYNFLNFIHLRCLKLDGHVEQRGSPQVHLYDDDSAVQESATLLASQKVHLENGGEKQVVLSLEKLPFLTTLKLTNMWGVREVLVPSLEELVLVNMPELERCSCTSVGGLVSSLRVLEIRECEALKVFDLFEKAQNSETLLQLHSCTSLEDLRIEDCGWINTIEGLHLEKLRQLNVRRNSRLRGILGKGYYLQPPLDSLIINELSVLTTSICKGLTCLQSLIIQNLKCEARRLTDDQESALLLHKSLQELVFNDCGYLVHLPAGLHGLPALKKLKIISCSSILRLLKEELPPSLVELEIDFCSVELAKQCRLLATSKLNVIIYEDYDQEETDTSSN; translated from the exons ATGGAGGCGGCAGACGACACCACTTCTCTGCAGGCCGCGATTCGATGGCTGCTTCACACCATCCTTCCGAGCCTCCTCCGCAGCAAGCTCGACGGGTGGATTCGCCAAGCTGGGCTCGGCAGCGAGATAGAGGGGCTCAGAGACGAGATCGAGCAAGCCGACGGGGTCGTCTCCGCCGTCAACGCCAGGTCTGAGATCAGAAACAGGTCGCTGGCCAGATCCCTCGCAGCCCTCAAGGAGCTGCTCTACGCCGCCGACGACGTGGTCGACGAGCTCGACTGCTACAGGCTCCACGCCCACGGAG ACCCATGGCATTGGCACCATCCCAACCAAAGTAACCAGCTGCCAAGTTCTTCAAG AAATGCAACTGCTGATAGTTCATCCACAAGAAAAAGGAGAAGGGGAGAGGTTTCAACATATGTCCCCACAGCCAACACAGGCCCTTGGAACAAGGACCAAATTTCGAAAAAGATACAGGACATAACGAGTCAGTTGCGAGAAATCCGAGGGAACGTGCGACGGGTTCTCAAGATGCTTGGGCCAGGGTCTCGTGCAGGTCCAAATCGCTGCCAGAGTACAACCACCTCAAACCCACGCCGGGGCACATCAAGTCTTGTTCAAGGGAAAGTGTATGGGAGATCTCAAGAAAAGAGTCACATCTTAGAGTTGATAAAAGAACGCAAATCAGATGCTGAGGTGACTGTTCTGCCAATTGTAGGTGTTGCAGGAGTTGGGAAGACGACTCTGGCTCAACTTGTATACAATGATTCAGATTTGGAGAGTCAATTTGACCTCCGGATATGGATCTGGGTCTCTAGCAGCTTTGATGAAACCAGAGTCACAAGAGAGATGTTAGATTTTGTCTCCCTGGGAGCACATAAAGGGAAATGCAGGTTTCCCAAGCTTCCGGAAGTCTTGGAGGATCATGTTAAATCAAAGAGGGTTCTCCTTATTTTGGATGATATTTGGGATGACATCCGTGATTGCCAATGGAACAATCTATTAGCACCTTTCAAGCCTAACAATGCAAAGGGCAGCATGGTACTTGTGACAACTAGAATACCGTCTGTTGCCAAAAAGAGAGGTACAACTGGACCGATTAAATTAGATGGTTTGAAAAATGGTGATTTCTGGCAAATGTTCAAAGCGTGTGCATTTGGTGATGAGAACTATGAAGAGCAAGTTAGCCTGGGCGAGCTTGGACGGCAGATAGCAAAAAG CTGCCCTACAATTTACAGCAATGCTTCTCTTATTGCTCCATATTCCCCTACAGTTATCATTTTCTTGCTGAGGAGCTG GGTAGTTTCAAAAACTGAGTGTGCAGCTATGGATGGTCTGCAGTACAATGACATGCTACCAACTATACATCATTTATCTATAGTAAAGGATGGTCAGACTGCGAATATACTTTGTGGTACTGAGAAGTTTGAAGAAAACATACCGAGCATATTATCATCAGTGGCAAAACTGAGGACATTTGTTTTGATTGGGCACTATGAATCTTCCTTCTTCGAAGAAGTTTTCCGAAAGGCATATAATTTGCGTGTCTTGCAAATTTGTACGACATCTGCTGATTTTCAATCATTCCAGTATAATTTCCTGAATTTTATACATCTTCGATGTCTAaaacttgatggccatgttgagcAGAGGGGCTCGCCTCAAGTTCACTTGTATGACGACGATTCTGCTGTTCAGGAGAGTGCTACTTTGCTTGCCTCACAGAAGGTCCATCTAGAGAATGGGGGAGAAAAGCAAGTGGTTCTATCTCTGGAAAAGCTTCCATTCCTTACAACATTGAAGTTAACCAACATGTGGGGAGTAAGAGAAGTATTGGTTCCGTCATTGGAGGAACTGGTTTTAGTTAACATGCCCGAATTGGAGAGATGTTCCTGCACTTCTGTGGGGGGTCTGGTCTCTAGTTTAAGGGTACTGGAGATCCGGGAGTGCGAAGCACTTAAGGTGTTTGATCTGTTCGAGAAAGCTCAGAACTCGGAAACTTTGCTACAGCTGCATTCCTGCACTTCTCTAGAAGATTTGAGAATTGAAGACTGCGGATGGATCAACACAATAGAGGGCCTTCACCTTGAGAAACTCAGGCAGTTGAATGTACGCAGAAACTCAAGACTGCGTGGTATATTAGGAAAGGGCTATTACCTACAGCCTCCACTGGATTCACTTATAATTAATGAGTTATCTGTCCTTACCACGTCAATCTGCAAGGGGCTCACCTGTCTCCAGAGCCTAATAATTCAAAATTTGAAGTGCGAGGCTAGGAGACTAACAGATGATCAAGAGAGCGCGCTTCTGCTCCACAAGTCCCTGCAAGAGCTAGTGTTTAATGATTGTGGGTACCTCGTGCATCTTCCTGCAGGACTGCATGGTCTTCCTGCCCTCAAGAAATTGAAGATCATAAGCTGTAGCAGCATATTAAGGCTTCTGAAGGAGGAACTCCCACCTTCGCTGGTGGAACTGGAAATCGATTTTTGCAGCGTTGAGTTGGCAAAACAATGCAGATTGCTAGCAACAAGCAAGCTAAATGTCATAATTTATGAGGACTATGACCAAGAAGAAACCGATACTTCCAGCAACTAG
- the LOC123140038 gene encoding disease resistance protein RGA2 isoform X1, which translates to MEAADDTTSLQAAIRWLLHTILPSLLRSKLDGWIRQAGLGSEIEGLRDEIEQADGVVSAVNARSEIRNRSLARSLAALKELLYAADDVVDELDCYRLHAHGDPWHWHHPNQSNQLPSSSRNATADSSSTRKRRRGEVSTYVPTANTGPWNKDQISKKIQDITSQLREIRGNVRRVLKMLGPGSRAGPNRCQSTTTSNPRRGTSSLVQGKVYGRSQEKSHILELIKERKSDAEVTVLPIVGVAGVGKTTLAQLVYNDSDLESQFDLRIWIWVSSSFDETRVTREMLDFVSLGAHKGKCRFPKLPEVLEDHVKSKRVLLILDDIWDDIRDCQWNNLLAPFKPNNAKGSMVLVTTRIPSVAKKRGTTGPIKLDGLKNGDFWQMFKACAFGDENYEEQVSLGELGRQIAKRLQGNPLAAETAGTLLREHLTIDHWNNILKNEDWKSLQLSNGIMSALKLCYDQLPYNLQQCFSYCSIFPYSYHFLAEELVRMWISQGFVNCNHSSMIQEEGRRYLCDLVNLGFFEQVERKELPSGHTQTYYAMSILMHDLARVVSKTECAAMDGLQYNDMLPTIHHLSIVKDGQTANILCGTEKFEENIPSILSSVAKLRTFVLIGHYESSFFEEVFRKAYNLRVLQICTTSADFQSFQYNFLNFIHLRCLKLDGHVEQRGSPQVHLYDDDSAVQESATLLASQKVHLENGGEKQVVLSLEKLPFLTTLKLTNMWGVREVLVPSLEELVLVNMPELERCSCTSVGGLVSSLRVLEIRECEALKVFDLFEKAQNSETLLQLHSCTSLEDLRIEDCGWINTIEGLHLEKLRQLNVRRNSRLRGILGKGYYLQPPLDSLIINELSVLTTSICKGLTCLQSLIIQNLKCEARRLTDDQESALLLHKSLQELVFNDCGYLVHLPAGLHGLPALKKLKIISCSSILRLLKEELPPSLVELEIDFCSVELAKQCRLLATSKLNVIIYEDYDQEETDTSSN; encoded by the exons ATGGAGGCGGCAGACGACACCACTTCTCTGCAGGCCGCGATTCGATGGCTGCTTCACACCATCCTTCCGAGCCTCCTCCGCAGCAAGCTCGACGGGTGGATTCGCCAAGCTGGGCTCGGCAGCGAGATAGAGGGGCTCAGAGACGAGATCGAGCAAGCCGACGGGGTCGTCTCCGCCGTCAACGCCAGGTCTGAGATCAGAAACAGGTCGCTGGCCAGATCCCTCGCAGCCCTCAAGGAGCTGCTCTACGCCGCCGACGACGTGGTCGACGAGCTCGACTGCTACAGGCTCCACGCCCACGGAG ACCCATGGCATTGGCACCATCCCAACCAAAGTAACCAGCTGCCAAGTTCTTCAAG AAATGCAACTGCTGATAGTTCATCCACAAGAAAAAGGAGAAGGGGAGAGGTTTCAACATATGTCCCCACAGCCAACACAGGCCCTTGGAACAAGGACCAAATTTCGAAAAAGATACAGGACATAACGAGTCAGTTGCGAGAAATCCGAGGGAACGTGCGACGGGTTCTCAAGATGCTTGGGCCAGGGTCTCGTGCAGGTCCAAATCGCTGCCAGAGTACAACCACCTCAAACCCACGCCGGGGCACATCAAGTCTTGTTCAAGGGAAAGTGTATGGGAGATCTCAAGAAAAGAGTCACATCTTAGAGTTGATAAAAGAACGCAAATCAGATGCTGAGGTGACTGTTCTGCCAATTGTAGGTGTTGCAGGAGTTGGGAAGACGACTCTGGCTCAACTTGTATACAATGATTCAGATTTGGAGAGTCAATTTGACCTCCGGATATGGATCTGGGTCTCTAGCAGCTTTGATGAAACCAGAGTCACAAGAGAGATGTTAGATTTTGTCTCCCTGGGAGCACATAAAGGGAAATGCAGGTTTCCCAAGCTTCCGGAAGTCTTGGAGGATCATGTTAAATCAAAGAGGGTTCTCCTTATTTTGGATGATATTTGGGATGACATCCGTGATTGCCAATGGAACAATCTATTAGCACCTTTCAAGCCTAACAATGCAAAGGGCAGCATGGTACTTGTGACAACTAGAATACCGTCTGTTGCCAAAAAGAGAGGTACAACTGGACCGATTAAATTAGATGGTTTGAAAAATGGTGATTTCTGGCAAATGTTCAAAGCGTGTGCATTTGGTGATGAGAACTATGAAGAGCAAGTTAGCCTGGGCGAGCTTGGACGGCAGATAGCAAAAAGGTTACAGGGAAACCCATTAGCTGCAGAAACTGCAGGGACACTGTTAAGAGAGCATCTTACCATTGATCATTGGAACAATATTCTAAAGAACGAAGATTGGAAATCTCTACAACTCAGTAATGGCATCATGTCTGCTTTGAAGCTTTGCTATGATCAGCTGCCCTACAATTTACAGCAATGCTTCTCTTATTGCTCCATATTCCCCTACAGTTATCATTTTCTTGCTGAGGAGCTGGTACGTATGTGGATTTCACAGGGATTTGTGAACTGTAACCATTCAAGTATGATACAGGAAGAAGGGCGGCGCTATCTGTGTGACTTGGTAAACCTGGGTTTCTTCGAGCAAGTTGAAAGAAAAGAACTCCCTTCTGGCCATACTCAAACTTACTATGCTATGTCTATTCTTATGCATGATTTGGCTAGGGTAGTTTCAAAAACTGAGTGTGCAGCTATGGATGGTCTGCAGTACAATGACATGCTACCAACTATACATCATTTATCTATAGTAAAGGATGGTCAGACTGCGAATATACTTTGTGGTACTGAGAAGTTTGAAGAAAACATACCGAGCATATTATCATCAGTGGCAAAACTGAGGACATTTGTTTTGATTGGGCACTATGAATCTTCCTTCTTCGAAGAAGTTTTCCGAAAGGCATATAATTTGCGTGTCTTGCAAATTTGTACGACATCTGCTGATTTTCAATCATTCCAGTATAATTTCCTGAATTTTATACATCTTCGATGTCTAaaacttgatggccatgttgagcAGAGGGGCTCGCCTCAAGTTCACTTGTATGACGACGATTCTGCTGTTCAGGAGAGTGCTACTTTGCTTGCCTCACAGAAGGTCCATCTAGAGAATGGGGGAGAAAAGCAAGTGGTTCTATCTCTGGAAAAGCTTCCATTCCTTACAACATTGAAGTTAACCAACATGTGGGGAGTAAGAGAAGTATTGGTTCCGTCATTGGAGGAACTGGTTTTAGTTAACATGCCCGAATTGGAGAGATGTTCCTGCACTTCTGTGGGGGGTCTGGTCTCTAGTTTAAGGGTACTGGAGATCCGGGAGTGCGAAGCACTTAAGGTGTTTGATCTGTTCGAGAAAGCTCAGAACTCGGAAACTTTGCTACAGCTGCATTCCTGCACTTCTCTAGAAGATTTGAGAATTGAAGACTGCGGATGGATCAACACAATAGAGGGCCTTCACCTTGAGAAACTCAGGCAGTTGAATGTACGCAGAAACTCAAGACTGCGTGGTATATTAGGAAAGGGCTATTACCTACAGCCTCCACTGGATTCACTTATAATTAATGAGTTATCTGTCCTTACCACGTCAATCTGCAAGGGGCTCACCTGTCTCCAGAGCCTAATAATTCAAAATTTGAAGTGCGAGGCTAGGAGACTAACAGATGATCAAGAGAGCGCGCTTCTGCTCCACAAGTCCCTGCAAGAGCTAGTGTTTAATGATTGTGGGTACCTCGTGCATCTTCCTGCAGGACTGCATGGTCTTCCTGCCCTCAAGAAATTGAAGATCATAAGCTGTAGCAGCATATTAAGGCTTCTGAAGGAGGAACTCCCACCTTCGCTGGTGGAACTGGAAATCGATTTTTGCAGCGTTGAGTTGGCAAAACAATGCAGATTGCTAGCAACAAGCAAGCTAAATGTCATAATTTATGAGGACTATGACCAAGAAGAAACCGATACTTCCAGCAACTAG